The following is a genomic window from Candidatus Obscuribacter sp..
TTTTGTCAGCTGCTCTGCTTGCTGGCTTGTAAATCCATCCAATTTTTGACCGAGCCAGGATTCTTTGTTGCCGAGATAAAAGGCTCTGGCCATGTCTGCTGTTGATGTGCCGCCCTGTTGCATGACATTGAGTGAGAGTTGTCTTTGCTCGCCATAGCCCAGGGCTTTTTGTTGCAGTTTGACTTCTTCGCGGTTGGGCGCGAGTTTGCGCAGGATAGTCTTGTCGGCTTCGGTGAGGTCATTTATCAGGACGTCGCGTTTGGCTGCCATGCCCGAGACCAGATCCAGTCTATGGCTCAGGCTCATGCGGCCGGTGGTGAAAAGCTCTGAGTATTCTTTGCGCACATCAAAAATCTGTGCGCCAGTCTCGTCGTAGCTATCGTGTATGCCGGACTTTGCTAGTGCTCGAGTAAATGCTGCGTCAATCAGCTGGCGATTGATTTTGGTTTGAGGATCATTGCTTGCAATATCTAAGATCTCGGGATGGGTGGACATGGCTAGCTCAATGGCGCGCACCGAGATAATTGGTTTGTTTTGGTATGACTGCTGCCAGCGCTACAGTCTCCATAGCATCAAAATTATCACTGTCTCCAGAGGTGAGGCGCTTAAATGCTAGGTCTGCCAGATGTCTCTCGGCACTGCCGGCGGGCAAAGATTTGTCCATGGCAGCTAGCATTGCCTGTCTGGCACCGGGTTTATCTGATTTGATTGCCTCTAACTCGCTGGCACTGATGCTATAGAGCGCACGTGCTTTTTCTTCGGGATTGCGAGCGTCTGAGAGCATTTCACTTATCGTGCGGCGTGCTTTGGTTTGACCGTCCTCAAAGCCTTTAACATCGGCGGTATCGCTCAGTTTGAGCTTGGTTAGTACATCAGAGCGCGAGCCGGTGAGCTTGGCAGCATCTGTCTGGAGCAGTGTGGGATGGTCTGTTGGTCCGACGTCTTTATAGCCTAGCTTTTCTTTTAGTCTGCCCATCAGCTCCAATCTGTCGGCTTTGGCAAAGACCAGGTTGATATCTTTTTCAAAGCGCACAAGCTCAGCTGGGTTTTCTTTAAAGAGTTTGTATTCGCGTGGTCCAAATTTTTCATCGAGTACTTTTGCCCAATCGGCGCGAGCTGGTCGCTTGCCCAGGATCTCGGGTGTACCGAGGGGTAAGAGTGCAGTAGTCAGGCTCTCTTTGTCGGCAAGTTTTGACTTCCAGATAGCGGCATCGTAGCCAAACCAGGCTTTGGAGGCTTTGTCGAGAGCGGCGTCGACACCCTGTCTGTAAGTGGCATCGGTGAGGTAGCGCTCGCGCTCTTGAGGGCTGGCGTTTTCTACGAGACGGTTGATTTCTTTGGTGTTGGATAGCTCATAGATTGGTTTTGTATTGCCTGCAATTAGTGTCGAGAGGCTGAGCTGTCCTTCGTTTAGATAGTCGACAACATTTTTGCGATAGTAGTCCTTAAATACGGTACCGGCAGTAAATGTTTTGACTAACTCGTCCTGTCTGGTATTTTTGATTTGCTCACGCACGTCTTCGGGCGCCATGCGCAGAGCCAGTTTGAGGATGTCGAGGCGTTTTTCTTTTTGGGCAATGTCTACTATGGCATTGATGTCTTCGGCGCTACGGCTTTTTACATCTGATTTGATCAGCACTGCCAGAGCCTCTTGAGCGGCTTTTGAGAGACGTGGATGCTGAGTCAGGTCGGTCAGTGATTGTCCTTTGCCTGCTGCTAGCTCCCCTTGCACCCGCTCTAAGTCTGGCTTAGTAAGGACGCTCACTGTTTTGAGTATGTCCATCTCAGCGCGGTCGGTAGGTCCGTGCATACGGCGCACTTTGCCCATGTATGAGCGCTCCAGGCTCTCCATCGATGCTCTGATTTGTCCGGCTTCGTCTGACGTTCCAGTGCGCTCAAAGTAGCGGCTCACCATTTCGTACTGACCGCCGCCCAAAAACGAGCCAGTCAAGCCGCTATTGAGCTGTTCGCGGACTTCATCACTGAGTGCTTTGCCTGTGAGCTTACGACTTGCTTCGTCGATATTGCGCACGGTTTGCGGCGGCAGTGACTCTAAGATGGATTGGATGCCGTCTGTATCCGAAAACCTTATCCCAAAATGAGTATGCTCAGCGGCATGGGTCACTGCATGAGTGATTTTTTCGACTTGCACATCTTGCTCAATTTGAGGCGAATGCCCAAGTGCTGCAACAATCAGATCTGGTCTGGATTGGTGGATACCAATTTTGGCTAGTTTGTGGTCTTCTTCGGGGCTGCGATTGCTATCTAGCATCAAGCCGATAAGCTCGCGGTCGTGCTCCGCCTGGTCCTTGCGTTTTAATTTGGCCTGGACATCGTCATTGCCTTGAAATCTCTGGCGTATCTTTGCTTCGGGATCTTTTTGTCCATCAAGGTAGCGCTGCATGCGGCTCTCATCAGCCGGGCTAAAGTCTTTGAGTTTGTCCAGGGTGGCGAGATCCAGCTTTTGACCACCAGACTTTTGCTCATACTTTTGTTGAAAAGCCTGGAATTGATCATATGGTAGTTGTGCCAGTACGCTTTTGACTCCCACTCCATAGACATAGCTGTCGGCTGTGCGAGCTAGTTTGTTGCCATTGACGAGGGTCAATTCTTGTAGCGATTGCGTAATGTTCTCTTTTATCTTTAATGCTTCTGGATCTTGCTGTCCCAGCCACGGGCGGCTATGGACTAGATCCGATGATTTAGCGGCATATGAGTGTTCGAGGGCTGGAGATTTTTCAAGGGCAGGTGATTTTTCGATGGCAGGCGAGCTTGCTAGGGGCTGAGACTTGTCGGAGGCAATTGCGCTCTCCGGGGCAGTCTCAGGTTTAGCGGTCTGGGTGACAGCGTCTCTAGCCATAGATGTCGGTCCTGCTTGGGGGGTGACCTATTAGTAATTGATTAAGGGTGAAAAAGTTGTGAATCTTGGGGGAGTATCGATTTTTGGGCGATTAATGGTTTGGGGTGCAAAATATACAAACATATTTACGGCAAGCGTCTGAATGATAAAGTATTGTCTTTAGTCTGAGGAGGCAGTATGTCCAAGAGTAGTAAGTTTAAAGAACTCGGCAAGAGTGCATCTAAGCAAAACTATGACAATCCAGATGCTTCTATACTGGAAGTGTTTGACAGCCCCTTTGCCGATAAAAAGCTAATCGTAATACCGTCACTGGTACCATCCATATTGAGGCGCCTGAGTTTACTAGTGTCTGTCCCATCACTGGGCAGCCTGATTTTGCCAATATTGTGATTGATTATTGTCCAGACAAGCTCTGCGTTGAGAGCAAATCTCTTAAGGTCTATCTTGGCGCTTTCCGCCAGCATCCTGAGTTTCATGAGGCTTGTGTCAATCGTATCGCTAATGATTTGATTGATAAACTTGATCCTGTATCGATCACCGTGGAGGGGCGCTTTACCCCTCGTGGCGGCATACCTTTTTGGCCGACAGCGAGCTATGTGCGTTTAAATAGGAAAAAGTGAGTACTGACTTTGTAGCTCATCGTTGTTGATTGAAAATATTACTATTCTTGTGATCGTCATGAAATCTTGGTGAAACACTGGAGTGATAAAATCGACTTGTTCTTAGCTCTGAGGGCTTTGAGATGGCGCAAATTCTAGTGTTACAAGAGACCCCGGCAAGGTTTAAACCACTGACCGCAGTGCTGGCTGGTCGTCACAAATTGACTGAAGTTAATAGCGTTGAAAGAGCTATGACTGCTCTTGCGGCGCACAATTTTGACCTGATTATATCCAGGGTGCATCTTGAGTCAGGTAGTGTCTTTGAGTTTATGCATCGGGTTAAGCAAGATCCTTTGTTAAAAAGCATACCTTTTGTTTGCTTCTCGGGACGGTTTGGCAAAATAGCTAGACGCTTGGATCCATTGATGATGAGGATTGGCGAGTTACACGGTATGAAAAAGTTCATACGACTGGAAGACTACTGTAGTACTGGGACTTGCGACTTTAATGCGCTCAGGCAGACATTTGAAGAGTGCCTCTAACGTTTTTGAGTGGTTAGCTGGTTGTTGCCTTTAGTGAATTTTCCTACACAGATTTTGATTGAGTTCAGTGGTCAGCTGTTTCGGTGTCTTCTGGTTTATCCGGCAGAAGCTCTTTTGGTTCACTAACTTCAGGCTTTGCGGGTAGTTCTCTTACTTCAACAGGTCCTGGTACCAGAATTAGTGATCCATCCTTTAAGGTGGTTGGTAACGGTGCTTCTCCCTCTGGTGTGACCTCAATAGCGGTCACTTCTTTTGCTGGTATGATGCGCAATTTGAACTCAATTGGCAGACCGATTTCTCTAATCAGTAGGTCTTGTACCAGCTTTACTTGTTTGGACGTAATCGGTGCCTCTGAGCTCAGAACCGTGGCAATGACTTGTGTGGGAGAGCGATAGCGCTTAACTTGTACTTCTCTCAGCTGTAGTCCTTTAAAAGTCACAGTCTTTTCCTTCAGGAGATTTCTTACATTAGCGCTGATCTGATTTTGGAGAATAAGTTCGCGCATTGAAAGGGCGAGAGGCACAGTTAAGAGCAGTATAAATGCCGCCGAAATATATAGCCCATTCCTTGCTACTTGCAATGGACTGTAGCCTTTGAATAAAAATACGAGTGCGCCTGCAATTGTAATTCCGACAAGGTTTGTCGCATACAAGAGAGCGGCACCACCGGCAACCGATAGATTGCCAATGGCTAGTCCTATGCCTACAACACTGAGTGGTGGTACTAGAGCTACCGAAATAGCTACACCAGCTAGTGTATCGGCTAGCTTTTTATTGGTTTGGCAAAAGGCACCAATTGCTCCAGCCGCAAGTGCTACTCCGAGATCAAGTAAGGTTGGTTGGGTTCGACTGAGGATTTCGGGGGTTAGCTCAAGTGATTTTAAAAGTAGAGCCATCGATCCTGCGATGCTCATGCCGATAATACTGCCGGCAATTAGTGTCAAGATAGATCTGCTGAGTAGTTTGATGTCTGCCGTAATTGATGCCAGAGATAGGCAAACCAGTGGTCTCATCAATGGCGCGATGATCATAGCGCCTATAATCACAGCAGGACTATTCTGGAAGAGTCCTAGCGTGGCAATTATAGTAGAGCCAGCCAGCAGTGCCAGAAAGTCAGAGGACAATTTGCCGTTTGCTTCGACTCTCTTCAGTAGCTCCAGGCGGCTTGTATCGTCAACGTGCGGAATGAATGAAGTGGGCATTGATTGCAGATGTTCTTTTGGCAGGGGGCAGGCAGTTTTTAGTGCTCAGTCAGAGGCAGTTCGGGAGTTTGAATTTTTGAGAGAAGTGTTTCATGCTCCTCGATTTCAATCTTCTGCAGTCCTTCTTCTGACAGCGCACCGTCCTTAACCAGACCCTTATAACAGTCTTTTTCAAGTTCAAATATGCGATGTCTCAATTCTTCTTCTTCTAGCGCTTTGATAGAAGTGTCTTCCAGATGGAGATTTTCGATTTGTTTAATTAGCTCTTCTTTATTGCGATGCAATTCATCGTGAAGCAAGTCGTGATTTGGAGCTGTAATCGCGCCAGTCTTAAGTTGATTGGAGACAAAGGCCAGGGCACGCTTTTTTGCAATTAACTTGGCCTTGAGCATTTTGTATTGCTCACGTTTTGGATCTTTGGCGTTCATCTTTAGCAGAGTGACCAGTGGCTCAATTGTTAGTCCTGGTACAAGCAGGGTAAATAGTACGACTCCAAATGTTGTGATTGTAATCATCTCTTTGTAGGCAAAGTTGTCTGGCAAACTTAAGGCCAGTGCCATGCATACAGAGCCTCTCAGCGCTCCCCAGAACAATAAATGGCGCCATTTCCAGGGGATTTTATGTGATTTGCTTCCAATAAAAGGAGAGAGTCCATAAACGACGAATACACGGGCTATAAGCACTACCAGAATGCCTACACCTATTTGCACACTGTATTTACAGAGTAAGTCAAATTTGACCTGCAAACCGATAAGCAAAAATATAAGTGAATTGACTAAAAACGCCAGGTATTCCCAGAATGAATTGACTGCCATGCGGGTGCTGGCTGACATGCCAGTGCGGCTGCCATAGTTGCCGATGACGACCCCGGCTGCAACAACACTCAAAACCGCTGATACATGCAGTTGCTCGGCTACTAGATATGAGCCGTAGGCAAGAATTGTAGTGAGTGTAATCTCCAACAAGTGATCGTCAAATAGACTGGTGATGCGGGATGCCGCATATCCTAAGGCTGCACCGATAACGCTTCCACCTATTACTACCAGTAAGAAACTGCCTGCCGTCGCGCCAACCGAAAACCCAGATCCGGCAATGACGCAAGCCAGGACGAGCTTGAATAACACTACAGCTGTGCCATCATTAAAGAGACTTTCTCCTTCCAGGAGCATTGTCAACTTGCTGTCCATGCCGAGTTTTCTAAAGAGGGCCAGCACGGAGATAGGGTCTGTAGCAGCGATCATAGCCCCAAACAAAAATGCTGGTCCTAGCTGAACATTTGCCAGATAATGCATGCCGTAAGCAACAATCAGTGTGTTTATTACTACGCCCACGGTTGCAAGCACTGTTATCGGTTTCCAACCTTCTTTGAGTTCTGCAATCTTGATATTCCAGGAAGCCTCAAAAAGTACGGCTGGAAGAAAAATCAGCAAAATCAGGTCAGGTGTCATTTCAATTGGTGGTAATAGGTGAAATAGACCGATGCCGAGACCAACTATTACAAGTGAAATAGAATAGGGTAGTTTGATCCATTTGACTGTAATTGCTACAGAAGCTGTAACCAGTAGTAGTACTACAAAAATGTCTATGTGAATGGTTTCTGGCATCTGCGATCTTTCTTTTGTGGCATTTTTGGACTAGTGAATTGAAAATAAAAGTACGTTGGCGGTGATGTAAACGAGTAAGATTGCTAGTGCATCACCCGCTAAAAATAAGAGCTTACGCTCAGAGCGATAAGTCAGGCCAATTACAATTATGCCCATTGCTATTACTGCTGTAAGTGCCGGCAGGACATTTACATCCGAGACAGATCTTAGTAGTGGTGCTTTGATATAGCAAAAATCTATTGCCGCCAAAATTGCGATGTTAAATAGGTTGCTACCGAGAAGATTTGCTACAGCCATATCAAAGGCTCCCAGTCGGGCCGCGGTAACCGATACCGAGATTTCGGGCAGCGACGTGGTGATGGCTATCAGTGATGTGCCAATAAAACTCTCTCCCCAGCCGGTTGATTTTGCGATTTTTTCTCCAAGCTCTGGCAAGTAGCAAGCAGCAATCACGATCATGATCGAATAGAGGATAAACCAGGTGGTGGCACTCTTTAGGGTGGCGCCTGGTTGTGTCGCTTCTGCTACTTCGCCAGTAAATTCTTTGACTCTTGTTTTTTCGTATGAGTAGATAAGTTTCATGGCAATTAGATAGATACCAACAAACGCCAGGCTCAACGGATCGATTGAGTTTAGTTGCTTTATAATTGGTAGATGTTTGCCAAACAATATATCAATTGCAGCCACAGTTACCAGCACTATGCCAAAACCAACAGATAGCATGTGTCCCTGGTGCACCAGATGTGATACCGGGCGGTGTCTGGAGAGTAGATCCAGGCTTGCAATCACGAGCATATTAAACATGCAGCTACCGAGCGTGCCACTGACTGCCATGTCGGGAAGATCATTGAGGGTTACAGCTGATATGCCGCTGATTAGCTCAGGTAGTGATGTGATTGTCGCCAGCAAGACTAGTCCGATCCAGTTACGACCAAGTCCGGTTTTTTCGGCTATTACATCTCCGTGAATTGCAATTTTTGAGCCGGCAAACATTATTACTGCTGCGCAAAGTGCAAATTCAAGCCATATTGTCAACATTCAGCGACAATCCCTTCATCTCGGCAGCTTGTCTTTGCAAGCGCTCAACCAGCTATTAAGTTTAGCATGGTTCGTTGACGCTATTGCCCAATACATAAGCCTTTGCTGCATCTGATGATGGTGTAAACCACCTCCGTCAGCGATATTCTGAATTCTAACTGGTGACCTTCTCAAAGCCTTGATTTCAGGAGGTTAATGGGTGGTACCCGGTGGTAGCCTCTTTGAAAGTCACCAGTTAGTGCCATTGCTGCATGGTGCTTGCAGAAATTCTTTTACTTTCTTGTGCAGATTGCCTGGCAGCTAAACTGCTGCGTGCTTCTCCTTGAGGGGGCGATGATTGCTGGTATTCGTTTTTGAGTGTTACTGAATAGTTTGGTCCACGAGCTCAGGCTATTTCGTTCCAGGTGTTCTTTGATTTTTGATGCTCTATCTACTCGCTCCGCTTGTGGCATGACCAGCGCTTTGGCAATTTGATTTGCAATTTGCTGATCGTCGTGGGGATCAATAGTCAGAGAGTGGGCCGATCTCATGCCATGCTCCAGTCGCATATGATAGTAGCAGTACGCCTGGATTTTGATCGGTGCAAGCTATGAATTCTTTTGCTGTGAGATTGAGGCCGTCTCTCATAGGTGTAATCAACATGGCGGTAGCTTTGCGATAAAACAAGCTGAGAGTTTGTGCCGATACCGGTGTGTCAATCCAGTGAATGGGTTTCCAGTCGCCATCTTGCCACTTGAGGTTGATTATCTCTGCTTGCTTAGTGCATTGTTGCCAGTAGTCATTGAAAACTTTAAGTCCCTGTCTTGATGGTTGGCAGATTTGGATGAAGTTTACTTGTTTGCGATACTGGGGATAATTTTCAAGGAATGTATCTATGCCTTCCAGTCGTTGGCTGATGCCCTTGGTGTAATCACATCGATCTACTGACAAAATATAAGGTTTGGCTATTAATGGCTGGTCTGAATGGCTTGCATTAGTTCGGGAATTTGACAATGTGTAGGTTGGTGCGTGGAGATCGCCTACATCCAGCCCTTCTTCTTCAGTCGGAGTTGACTGATTCTCTGCTAGATATTTCCAATATTGAGTATCAATACCAAGGGGACGTACCGATACTGAGGTTCTCTTTTGGTTAAATCTGTTATGTTCGTATGATTCACTTTTGTTGCTCAGCAAAATGGTCATTTTGACAATATCGACCCTGTATTGAGGGCAGTGTTCTTGTACAAAATTCAAGAAGTTGTCAGCATATTCTTGCGTGTGAAATCCAATTTTTCTTGAACCCAAGAGACCTAATGCGATTTCTTTGAGCGGCTCAATGTGGTCAGGGCGAACGTTGCTTGGCCACGGGATGTGCCAGAATGTGGTAATAGCGAGCCCACTACTTGACAGCAGCTCAGGCAGGAGTGCAAATTGATAGTCGTTGACAAACCAGTCGTTAGCTTTGTCTCGTGAAGGCGCTTGTGAGACGATATTGATAGAAGCTAGATTAAACTGGTTATATAGCAAGCGATCAGCGGCAATGTAAGTGCTGT
Proteins encoded in this region:
- a CDS encoding TIGR00341 family protein yields the protein MPTSFIPHVDDTSRLELLKRVEANGKLSSDFLALLAGSTIIATLGLFQNSPAVIIGAMIIAPLMRPLVCLSLASITADIKLLSRSILTLIAGSIIGMSIAGSMALLLKSLELTPEILSRTQPTLLDLGVALAAGAIGAFCQTNKKLADTLAGVAISVALVPPLSVVGIGLAIGNLSVAGGAALLYATNLVGITIAGALVFLFKGYSPLQVARNGLYISAAFILLLTVPLALSMRELILQNQISANVRNLLKEKTVTFKGLQLREVQVKRYRSPTQVIATVLSSEAPITSKQVKLVQDLLIREIGLPIEFKLRIIPAKEVTAIEVTPEGEAPLPTTLKDGSLILVPGPVEVRELPAKPEVSEPKELLPDKPEDTETADH
- a CDS encoding trehalose-6-phosphate synthase, translated to MRSAHSLTIDPHDDQQIANQIAKALVMPQAERVDRASKIKEHLERNSLSSWTKLFSNTQKRIPAIIAPSRRSTQQFSCQAICTRK
- the queF gene encoding preQ(1) synthase, whose amino-acid sequence is MHIEAPEFTSVCPITGQPDFANIVIDYCPDKLCVESKSLKVYLGAFRQHPEFHEACVNRIANDLIDKLDPVSITVEGRFTPRGGIPFWPTASYVRLNRKK
- a CDS encoding Na+/H+ antiporter; protein product: MPETIHIDIFVVLLLVTASVAITVKWIKLPYSISLVIVGLGIGLFHLLPPIEMTPDLILLIFLPAVLFEASWNIKIAELKEGWKPITVLATVGVVINTLIVAYGMHYLANVQLGPAFLFGAMIAATDPISVLALFRKLGMDSKLTMLLEGESLFNDGTAVVLFKLVLACVIAGSGFSVGATAGSFLLVVIGGSVIGAALGYAASRITSLFDDHLLEITLTTILAYGSYLVAEQLHVSAVLSVVAAGVVIGNYGSRTGMSASTRMAVNSFWEYLAFLVNSLIFLLIGLQVKFDLLCKYSVQIGVGILVVLIARVFVVYGLSPFIGSKSHKIPWKWRHLLFWGALRGSVCMALALSLPDNFAYKEMITITTFGVVLFTLLVPGLTIEPLVTLLKMNAKDPKREQYKMLKAKLIAKKRALAFVSNQLKTGAITAPNHDLLHDELHRNKEELIKQIENLHLEDTSIKALEEEELRHRIFELEKDCYKGLVKDGALSEEGLQKIEIEEHETLLSKIQTPELPLTEH
- a CDS encoding sodium:calcium antiporter, which encodes MFAGSKIAIHGDVIAEKTGLGRNWIGLVLLATITSLPELISGISAVTLNDLPDMAVSGTLGSCMFNMLVIASLDLLSRHRPVSHLVHQGHMLSVGFGIVLVTVAAIDILFGKHLPIIKQLNSIDPLSLAFVGIYLIAMKLIYSYEKTRVKEFTGEVAEATQPGATLKSATTWFILYSIMIVIAACYLPELGEKIAKSTGWGESFIGTSLIAITTSLPEISVSVTAARLGAFDMAVANLLGSNLFNIAILAAIDFCYIKAPLLRSVSDVNVLPALTAVIAMGIIVIGLTYRSERKLLFLAGDALAILLVYITANVLLFSIH
- a CDS encoding trehalose-6-phosphate synthase; the protein is MIYTQAQSLILTHFNRCDGGEILAKYSSNTLIVERQNLAKRCAKRRAIDMNILSYRGPGSPGGVSATLSRLFKNTGVSHAQWCYVSGNSWHRIETHRRGPSARCHVPQTIVDGHYRYCNEFLWPILHDMPQYSTYIAADRLLYNQFNLASINIVSQAPSRDKANDWFVNDYQFALLPELLSSSGLAITTFWHIPWPSNVRPDHIEPLKEIALGLLGSRKIGFHTQEYADNFLNFVQEHCPQYRVDIVKMTILLSNKSESYEHNRFNQKRTSVSVRPLGIDTQYWKYLAENQSTPTEEEGLDVGDLHAPTYTLSNSRTNASHSDQPLIAKPYILSVDRCDYTKGISQRLEGIDTFLENYPQYRKQVNFIQICQPSRQGLKVFNDYWQQCTKQAEIINLKWQDGDWKPIHWIDTPVSAQTLSLFYRKATAMLITPMRDGLNLTAKEFIACTDQNPGVLLLSYATGAWHEIGPLSDY